A window of the Microbacterium sp. LWH13-1.2 genome harbors these coding sequences:
- the aztC gene encoding zinc ABC transporter substrate-binding protein AztC, translating into MRAPRIFATLAVSTLAATGLSACSATEDSRPTIVVSTNILGDVVEELVGEQAQVVTLMKPNADPHSFEISAQQAATLRSADLLVSNGLGLEEGLQQHLDAADTLPAFVAGDAIEVLDYSEGDAAGMPDSHFWTDPERMIDVVDAIEPVLAEIDGIDAEALDTTVDEYRAELQALDAEMTEAFSTIPDERRALVTNHHVFGYLAERFDFDIIGAVIPGGTTLAAPSASDLADLVDAIEETGVPAIFAESSSPDRLVQALASEANVQVEVIELFTESLTGPDEGAPDYLTMMRINTERITTGLTS; encoded by the coding sequence ATGCGCGCCCCACGGATCTTCGCGACGCTCGCCGTGAGCACACTCGCCGCGACCGGCCTCAGCGCCTGCTCGGCGACGGAGGACTCCCGCCCGACCATCGTCGTATCGACGAACATCCTCGGTGACGTCGTCGAAGAACTGGTCGGAGAGCAGGCGCAGGTCGTGACGCTCATGAAGCCCAACGCAGACCCGCACTCGTTCGAGATCTCGGCACAGCAGGCAGCCACTCTGCGCAGCGCCGACCTGCTGGTGTCGAACGGTCTCGGCCTCGAGGAGGGTCTGCAGCAGCACCTCGACGCGGCCGACACCCTTCCCGCGTTCGTGGCCGGCGATGCGATCGAGGTGCTCGACTACAGCGAGGGCGATGCCGCCGGGATGCCCGACTCGCATTTCTGGACCGACCCCGAGCGCATGATCGACGTGGTCGACGCCATCGAGCCCGTGCTCGCAGAGATCGACGGTATCGATGCCGAAGCGCTCGACACGACCGTCGATGAGTACCGCGCCGAGCTCCAGGCGCTGGACGCGGAGATGACCGAGGCGTTCTCGACGATTCCCGATGAGCGCCGAGCGCTCGTCACCAACCACCACGTCTTCGGCTACCTCGCCGAGCGCTTCGACTTCGACATCATCGGGGCGGTGATCCCCGGCGGCACGACGCTCGCCGCCCCCTCGGCATCCGATCTGGCCGACCTCGTCGACGCGATCGAAGAGACCGGAGTGCCCGCGATCTTCGCCGAATCGTCGTCACCCGACCGTCTGGTGCAGGCGCTCGCGAGCGAGGCGAACGTGCAGGTCGAGGTCATCGAGCTGTTCACCGAGTCGCTCACCGGGCCCGATGAGGGCGCCCCCGACTACCTGACCATGATGCGCATCAACACCGAGCGCATCACCACCGGTCTCACCTCCTGA
- a CDS encoding cupin domain-containing protein, with product MADDVRNVLDALSTIDEHWHPHRLTSVNDYDVKVVKLQGEFVWHTHPDTDELFMVVSGQLTIQLRDRDVVLNPNDVFVVPRGVEHCPKADDEVHAILFEPKGTVNTGGAGGDLTSELHELG from the coding sequence ATGGCAGACGATGTTCGCAACGTGCTCGACGCTCTCTCGACGATCGATGAGCACTGGCACCCGCATCGGCTGACGAGCGTCAACGACTACGACGTCAAGGTGGTCAAGCTGCAGGGCGAGTTCGTCTGGCACACTCACCCCGACACCGACGAGCTGTTCATGGTGGTGAGCGGTCAGCTGACGATCCAGCTCCGCGATCGGGACGTGGTCTTGAATCCGAACGACGTGTTCGTCGTTCCTCGGGGCGTCGAGCACTGTCCGAAGGCGGACGACGAGGTCCACGCGATCCTGTTCGAGCCGAAGGGCACCGTCAACACCGGCGGCGCCGGCGGCGACCTGACCTCGGAGCTTCACGAGCTCGGCTGA
- a CDS encoding LysR family transcriptional regulator — translation MAKRSSGITLQQLTYYIEVAAEGSISAAADLLYVAQPTMSAAMKDLESRVGRDLLHRSARGVTLTTDGVEFLGYARQVVEQVALLEQRYLGRPPSRRLLGVSTQHYSFAVDAMVRMVKATSAAEYEFSLRETRTWDIIEDVRTLRSELGILYRNDFNRNVIDKLLRDSGLAFRPLFVAEPHIFISRKNPLASRDRVTLDDLAEVPRLTFDQGANNSFYFAEEILSTLSSPQEIRVSDRATIFNLMIGLDGYTISTGIISDDLDPEIVAIPLDVDERIEIGWIGHSTIPLTEQAQRYLAELRTVVSGFGVTLLG, via the coding sequence ATGGCCAAGCGTTCGAGCGGCATCACCCTGCAGCAGCTCACCTATTACATCGAGGTCGCCGCAGAGGGGTCGATCAGCGCGGCGGCCGACCTGCTGTACGTCGCGCAGCCCACCATGTCGGCGGCGATGAAGGATCTCGAGAGCAGAGTGGGTCGCGACCTGCTCCACCGCTCGGCGCGGGGCGTGACGCTCACCACAGACGGCGTGGAGTTCCTCGGATACGCCAGGCAGGTCGTCGAGCAGGTGGCGCTCCTCGAGCAGCGCTATCTCGGCCGTCCGCCGTCGCGACGCCTGCTCGGGGTCTCGACCCAGCACTACTCGTTCGCGGTCGATGCGATGGTCCGGATGGTGAAGGCGACCTCGGCCGCCGAATACGAGTTCTCCCTGCGGGAGACGCGCACCTGGGACATCATCGAAGACGTCCGCACGCTCCGCAGCGAGCTGGGGATCCTGTACCGCAACGACTTCAACCGCAACGTCATCGACAAGCTTCTCCGCGACTCCGGGCTCGCCTTCCGCCCGCTCTTCGTCGCCGAGCCGCACATCTTCATCTCGCGCAAGAACCCCCTGGCCTCGAGGGATCGCGTGACCCTCGACGATCTCGCCGAGGTGCCGCGGCTCACCTTCGACCAGGGAGCGAACAACTCGTTCTACTTCGCCGAGGAGATCCTCTCCACTCTCTCGAGCCCGCAGGAGATCCGGGTCTCCGACCGCGCCACCATCTTCAACCTCATGATCGGCCTCGACGGGTACACCATCTCGACCGGCATCATCAGCGACGACCTCGACCCCGAGATCGTCGCGATCCCTCTCGACGTCGACGAGCGCATCGAGATCGGCTGGATCGGCCACTCCACGATCCCGCTCACCGAGCAGGCGCAGCGCTACCTCGCGGAGCTCCGGACGGTCGTTTCAGGCTTCGGCGTGACACTGCTCGGCTGA
- the aztD gene encoding zinc metallochaperone AztD — protein MRTSPFRRALISAAALGAVVTLASCAGGSTAPASTSDGSASDTAAGPRVAVAYEGGILVLDGETLDTVADFESEPFTRLNAAGDGRHVMVTMSEGFQVLDTAAGTTDEPELTDTVFEADTPGHVVRHADKTVLYADGTSDTTIFDTADLASADGLPEIETIPGVEAHHGVSVVLEDGTFLTTVGNADGRNGIVAKDAEGTEIVSSDQCPGVHGEGTAKDEAVVFGCENGALIYQDGEITKVDAPDQPYGRMGNAYVSETSPIIVGDYKNDVDAEGYLLSAVTLIDTEAKTLEVVDLPAGVEYTFRDIVRGPEDLAYILSSDGAIHVLDPKTGEITVSFPVVEAWEGPAEWQDAHPAIVVAGNVAYVTEPASNSVHAVDLTTGEVLASTELDVTPNEIAPAAG, from the coding sequence ATGCGAACCTCCCCCTTCCGGCGTGCGCTGATCAGCGCCGCGGCACTCGGTGCCGTCGTGACCCTGGCGTCCTGCGCCGGCGGCTCGACCGCACCGGCATCCACCTCAGACGGCAGCGCGTCCGACACGGCGGCGGGCCCCCGCGTCGCGGTCGCCTATGAGGGCGGCATCCTCGTGCTCGACGGCGAGACCCTCGACACCGTGGCCGACTTCGAGTCCGAGCCGTTCACGCGTCTCAACGCCGCCGGCGACGGACGGCATGTCATGGTCACGATGAGCGAGGGCTTCCAGGTGCTCGACACGGCGGCCGGAACGACCGACGAGCCCGAGCTCACCGACACGGTGTTCGAGGCCGACACCCCCGGACACGTCGTGCGTCACGCCGACAAGACCGTGCTCTACGCCGACGGCACGAGCGACACGACGATCTTCGACACGGCAGACCTCGCGAGCGCCGACGGCCTGCCCGAGATCGAGACCATCCCGGGCGTCGAGGCGCACCACGGCGTCTCGGTCGTGCTCGAAGACGGCACGTTCCTGACCACCGTCGGCAACGCCGACGGGCGCAACGGCATCGTGGCGAAGGATGCCGAGGGCACCGAGATCGTGTCGTCCGACCAGTGCCCCGGCGTGCACGGCGAGGGCACCGCGAAGGACGAGGCCGTGGTCTTCGGGTGCGAGAACGGCGCGCTGATCTACCAGGACGGCGAGATCACCAAGGTCGACGCCCCCGACCAGCCCTACGGACGCATGGGAAACGCGTACGTCAGCGAGACCAGCCCGATCATCGTCGGCGACTACAAGAACGACGTCGACGCCGAGGGGTACCTGCTCAGCGCCGTGACCTTGATCGACACCGAGGCCAAGACGCTCGAGGTCGTCGACCTGCCTGCAGGCGTCGAGTACACCTTCCGAGACATCGTCCGCGGACCGGAGGACCTCGCCTACATCCTCAGCAGCGACGGCGCGATCCACGTGCTCGACCCGAAGACCGGCGAGATCACCGTCAGCTTCCCCGTCGTCGAGGCGTGGGAGGGGCCGGCCGAGTGGCAGGACGCCCACCCCGCGATCGTCGTCGCCGGCAATGTCGCCTACGTCACCGAGCCCGCCTCGAACAGCGTGCACGCCGTCGACCTGACCACGGGTGAGGTGCTCGCCAGCACCGAGCTCGACGTGACGCCGAACGAGATCGCCCCCGCCGCGGGCTGA
- a CDS encoding D-alanyl-D-alanine carboxypeptidase, with the protein MTTPGQPVDGLTDFAELMAHEQEFNGDQVDPAVRTRRRRRGLLITAVCLVLMLAVTGGYIGWALTAPVDPPTATTRAPEVPVGDAVAMAAPPVAASAISIAGADAYLGATASGTWSATGTGEPFPIASITKLITALVILDASPLASADDPGPTITFGKADHDLYDVYYVQGATIAPMPTGTSMSLHDALAAMLIPSASNYAEALSSRVFGSQDAFLRATRDWLAAHGLAGTTVAEPTGISPRNTSTPADLLAIAKLAAANPAIAQIVATSSITIPGAGALHNTNGLLGTSGITGLKTGNLGEGTHSLLYTATLDVGAGAPLSVTGVVLGGASRESVNTTVVAALESIRSGFHQVPVASAGQEVGSISTPWGSTATLVIAETASIFTWSDTPIEMTMDIDTPPTYRDGTVVGGVTWTAGPNTVTAPVKILGSVEPPTEWWRLTHPSELGSFWGAGD; encoded by the coding sequence ATGACGACACCCGGTCAGCCGGTGGATGGGCTGACCGATTTCGCGGAGCTCATGGCGCACGAGCAGGAATTCAACGGCGATCAGGTCGACCCGGCGGTGCGCACAAGACGCCGGCGACGGGGGCTCCTCATCACCGCCGTCTGCCTCGTCCTGATGCTGGCCGTCACCGGAGGCTACATCGGGTGGGCTCTCACGGCGCCGGTGGATCCGCCGACGGCGACCACTCGCGCACCGGAGGTTCCCGTGGGCGACGCCGTTGCGATGGCCGCACCCCCGGTCGCGGCATCCGCGATCAGCATCGCCGGCGCCGACGCCTATCTGGGTGCGACCGCGAGCGGGACCTGGTCGGCGACAGGCACGGGCGAGCCGTTCCCGATCGCGAGCATCACCAAGCTCATCACCGCCCTCGTCATCCTCGATGCGTCGCCGCTCGCCTCGGCGGATGATCCAGGGCCGACGATCACGTTCGGCAAGGCCGACCACGATCTCTACGACGTGTACTACGTGCAGGGCGCGACCATCGCTCCGATGCCCACCGGCACCTCGATGTCGTTGCATGATGCTCTGGCCGCCATGCTCATCCCCTCCGCGAGCAACTATGCCGAGGCCCTGTCCTCGCGGGTCTTCGGATCGCAGGACGCGTTCCTCCGCGCGACGCGGGACTGGCTCGCGGCCCACGGACTGGCGGGCACGACGGTCGCAGAGCCGACGGGCATCAGTCCGCGCAACACGAGCACGCCCGCCGACCTGCTGGCCATCGCGAAACTCGCCGCCGCGAATCCCGCGATCGCCCAGATCGTCGCGACGTCGTCGATCACGATCCCCGGGGCGGGTGCGTTGCACAACACCAACGGACTGCTCGGCACCTCCGGGATCACAGGGCTCAAGACCGGCAACCTGGGCGAAGGCACGCACAGCCTGCTGTACACGGCGACGCTCGACGTGGGCGCGGGAGCCCCGCTCTCGGTCACCGGCGTCGTCCTCGGCGGCGCGTCGCGCGAGTCGGTCAACACAACGGTGGTCGCCGCACTCGAAAGCATCCGCTCCGGTTTCCACCAGGTGCCCGTCGCGTCCGCCGGCCAGGAGGTCGGATCCATCTCGACGCCCTGGGGATCCACCGCCACTCTCGTCATCGCCGAGACCGCGTCGATCTTCACGTGGTCGGACACGCCGATCGAGATGACGATGGACATCGACACACCGCCGACGTACCGCGACGGCACGGTCGTGGGAGGCGTTACCTGGACGGCCGGGCCGAACACCGTCACCGCGCCCGTGAAGATCCTGGGGAGCGTCGAGCCGCCGACCGAATGGTGGAGGCTCACACATCCGTCCGAGCTCGGGTCGTTCTGGGGCGCCGGGGACTGA
- a CDS encoding BLUF domain-containing protein, which produces MTAANPLVSLVYCSSATHPFDEQELARLLEVSRAGNTARDITGMLLYRGGEFVQILEGPRSEVEELMGKIDRDPRHRDVRVLIEEPLHERRFDEWTMGYQSLVAAEPGMASGYRDSFDDLRMGDHDMIGRAIMELTLWFRVRESAGRQPAES; this is translated from the coding sequence ATGACCGCAGCGAACCCCCTCGTCTCGCTCGTGTACTGCAGCAGCGCCACGCATCCGTTCGACGAGCAGGAGCTGGCTCGACTGCTGGAGGTGAGCCGTGCGGGGAACACCGCTCGGGACATCACCGGGATGCTGCTCTACCGCGGCGGTGAGTTCGTTCAGATCCTCGAGGGCCCTCGATCCGAGGTCGAAGAGCTGATGGGCAAGATCGATCGGGACCCGCGTCATCGGGACGTCCGAGTGCTGATCGAAGAGCCACTGCATGAGCGGCGGTTCGACGAGTGGACCATGGGATATCAGTCCCTGGTCGCGGCGGAGCCCGGGATGGCATCGGGATATCGCGACTCCTTCGACGACCTGCGCATGGGGGATCACGACATGATCGGTCGGGCGATCATGGAGCTGACGCTGTGGTTCCGAGTGCGGGAGTCGGCCGGACGGCAACCGGCCGAGAGCTGA
- the aztA gene encoding zinc ABC transporter ATP-binding protein AztA, with the protein MRDPAFSPRATADLTDVHVSYGDRAALAGVDVAITSGAVTVITGPNGAGKSTLLEVLGGTRAMTSGSRTVRGAVAFVPQRAAIPDGLPVSVRDVVNVGAWGRLGLWRRMDAAAHELVETSMDRLEILSLAREPFSALSGGQQQRALLAQGLAREADLLMLDEPTTGLDASSARRIRAVLREEATRGVAVVCVSHDPAVIGDADCAIPLLDGRVRVGA; encoded by the coding sequence ATGCGCGACCCCGCCTTCTCGCCACGTGCGACCGCTGATCTCACCGATGTCCATGTCTCGTACGGTGATCGGGCCGCGCTTGCGGGTGTCGACGTCGCGATCACCTCCGGCGCGGTCACCGTGATCACCGGGCCGAACGGCGCCGGCAAGTCGACTCTTCTCGAGGTGCTCGGCGGCACGAGGGCGATGACCTCCGGCAGCCGCACCGTGCGCGGAGCCGTGGCGTTCGTGCCGCAGCGAGCCGCCATCCCCGACGGCCTCCCCGTGTCGGTGAGAGACGTGGTCAACGTCGGGGCGTGGGGTCGCCTCGGGCTGTGGCGGCGCATGGATGCCGCCGCGCACGAGCTCGTCGAGACATCGATGGATCGTCTCGAGATCCTCTCGCTGGCCCGCGAACCGTTCTCCGCGCTCTCCGGCGGGCAGCAGCAGAGGGCACTGCTGGCGCAGGGGCTGGCGAGGGAGGCCGATCTCCTGATGCTCGACGAGCCGACCACCGGGCTCGATGCGTCCAGCGCCCGTCGAATCCGAGCGGTGCTTCGCGAGGAGGCGACGCGCGGGGTTGCGGTCGTCTGCGTCTCGCACGACCCCGCCGTCATCGGTGATGCGGACTGCGCGATCCCACTGCTCGACGGCCGCGTGCGCGTCGGGGCGTGA
- a CDS encoding ABC transporter, producing MTRKDPVRSRIILFALTGALTVSVAACAPGAAEPASSGSSDAGHGAVAGAEEVAEPQLGLTSIDSDGTVRHLDLLDESVTDIGEVSVPGALTTDGRYLFAQTGGGIEIVDSGVWTWDHVDHFHYYRADPGVLGSVPGEGTAAVATTNLSTTGGTGISFAGSGDAVLLDTQALSKGEISESFRIEREPHEGVVVPVGSFALVTEAADGVGASVRGYTADGEETGLEEPCVAPAGTITTRVGAVIGCQDGALLAHVDGDELQVERIPYPAGTTAAPAQSFDNREGRPTVAALAGSEGIWMLDTRARSWTLLPSPAPLVHVTAVDDEDGHVLALAQDGRVLVLNGDDGSVLAETAPLVAESLSSGAAPTLIADQHRAYLSAPAEHRLYEIDYADAARIARTFETATEPAFVAETGR from the coding sequence ATGACACGAAAGGACCCCGTGCGCTCTCGCATCATCCTCTTCGCCCTCACGGGCGCCCTCACCGTCTCTGTGGCCGCCTGCGCCCCAGGAGCCGCAGAACCGGCTTCGAGCGGATCCTCGGATGCCGGTCACGGCGCCGTCGCCGGCGCGGAGGAGGTGGCCGAGCCGCAGCTCGGACTGACGTCGATCGATTCCGACGGCACCGTGCGCCACCTGGACCTGCTCGACGAGAGCGTCACGGACATCGGCGAGGTGTCGGTGCCGGGCGCTCTGACGACCGACGGTCGCTACCTGTTCGCCCAGACCGGCGGCGGCATCGAGATCGTCGACAGCGGGGTGTGGACGTGGGACCACGTCGATCACTTCCACTACTACCGGGCGGATCCGGGCGTGCTCGGCTCGGTGCCCGGCGAGGGAACGGCGGCGGTCGCGACGACCAACCTGTCGACGACCGGCGGCACCGGCATCTCGTTCGCGGGTTCAGGAGATGCCGTCCTGCTCGACACCCAGGCGCTGTCGAAGGGCGAGATCAGCGAGTCGTTCCGCATCGAGCGCGAGCCGCACGAAGGCGTCGTCGTGCCGGTCGGCTCGTTCGCGCTCGTCACCGAGGCGGCCGACGGCGTCGGCGCGAGCGTGCGCGGGTACACGGCCGACGGCGAGGAGACGGGTCTTGAAGAGCCCTGCGTCGCTCCTGCCGGCACCATCACGACACGGGTCGGCGCGGTCATCGGATGCCAGGACGGCGCCCTGCTCGCGCACGTCGACGGCGACGAGCTGCAGGTCGAGCGCATCCCCTACCCTGCCGGCACGACCGCCGCGCCCGCGCAGTCGTTCGACAACCGCGAGGGACGCCCCACCGTCGCCGCTCTCGCCGGTTCCGAGGGGATCTGGATGCTCGACACCCGCGCGAGATCGTGGACCCTCCTCCCCTCCCCCGCTCCGCTCGTGCATGTGACCGCGGTCGACGACGAAGACGGGCATGTGCTCGCACTCGCCCAGGACGGCCGCGTGCTCGTGCTGAACGGCGACGACGGATCCGTGCTCGCCGAGACGGCGCCGCTCGTGGCCGAATCCCTGTCTTCCGGCGCGGCACCGACGCTCATCGCCGACCAGCACCGCGCCTACCTGAGCGCGCCCGCCGAGCACCGCCTCTACGAGATCGACTACGCGGATGCCGCGCGCATCGCCCGCACGTTCGAGACCGCCACCGAACCGGCGTTCGTCGCCGAGACAGGACGCTGA
- the aztB gene encoding zinc ABC transporter permease AztB: protein MLAPFALDFLQRGMLGGALVAVLCAVVGTWVVIRGMAFLGEALAHGMLPGVALATVLSLPVLVGGALSAIAMSLGIGALQRRARLSYDTSIGLLFVSMLALGVIIISHSGSFATDATAILFGDILAISPADLALLAAAAAIGLIAALVLHRSFVALSLDARIASVLGLRPQIAQAALVGLVTLAVVASYQAVGSMLVVGLLLAPAVAAGHWTTRIPTRMGLAALFGVAAVFLGLLASWYAATAAGASVAASAILLACLSWAVRAGTDSLGSRARRP from the coding sequence ATGCTCGCCCCCTTCGCCCTCGACTTCCTGCAGCGCGGGATGCTCGGCGGCGCTCTCGTCGCAGTGCTCTGCGCCGTCGTCGGCACCTGGGTGGTCATCCGCGGCATGGCGTTCCTCGGCGAGGCGCTGGCACACGGAATGCTCCCGGGCGTCGCCCTCGCCACCGTGCTCTCGCTGCCGGTGCTGGTCGGGGGCGCACTCAGCGCGATCGCGATGAGCCTCGGCATCGGCGCCCTTCAGCGCCGAGCACGCTTGTCGTACGACACGAGCATCGGCCTGCTGTTCGTCTCGATGCTGGCGCTCGGGGTCATCATCATCTCCCACTCCGGCAGCTTCGCCACCGACGCGACGGCGATCCTCTTCGGCGACATCCTCGCCATCAGCCCGGCCGACCTCGCACTTCTCGCCGCCGCCGCGGCCATCGGGCTCATCGCCGCCCTCGTGCTCCACCGCTCGTTCGTGGCCCTGTCGCTCGACGCGCGGATCGCGTCGGTGCTGGGGCTCCGCCCGCAGATCGCGCAGGCCGCGCTCGTCGGACTCGTGACCCTCGCGGTCGTCGCCTCGTACCAGGCCGTCGGATCGATGCTCGTGGTCGGTCTGCTGCTCGCACCGGCCGTCGCCGCAGGGCACTGGACCACCCGCATCCCGACCCGCATGGGGCTCGCGGCGCTCTTCGGCGTCGCCGCGGTCTTCCTCGGCCTGCTCGCGTCGTGGTACGCCGCGACGGCCGCCGGGGCATCGGTCGCTGCCTCCGCCATCCTGCTCGCCTGCCTCTCGTGGGCGGTGCGAGCAGGGACCGACTCACTCGGTTCACGGGCGCGACGCCCCTGA
- a CDS encoding GTP-binding protein, whose product MDNRNPVVVVGVCAPERRSYAERLTQVIDGHLLPLVEGGPARGQQSVELHPAHPSIARRPAQIVADLTSDLDLPHLPLAQDPDTSVICVIDTVHLEHDLRDGAPLIAGAPEGDDRRDFGSRARRAASYVEGATLIVFVNWESTPTAELSLLMALASHLNPTARVRLSRDPAEDLRALRASPRLAPPLLERAGWVHSLNDEHDPHMTDPRVTTARYEQPRPFHPARLHTALDDIASGHHGEVLRSAGFCRLASRTGILARWDQVGSAIWIDPLSTDLETASTVQDLALTGLDLDHAGLRTALDDATVTDDELTAGPTAWRGFSDPLPAWPSIVDRAGRSGDQ is encoded by the coding sequence GTGGACAACAGGAATCCCGTCGTCGTCGTCGGAGTGTGCGCACCGGAGCGCCGGTCGTACGCCGAGCGACTGACGCAGGTGATCGACGGACATCTCCTGCCGCTGGTCGAAGGAGGGCCAGCGCGAGGGCAGCAGTCCGTCGAGCTGCACCCCGCCCATCCCTCGATCGCGCGGCGACCCGCGCAGATCGTCGCCGACCTCACGAGCGACCTCGACCTCCCCCACCTCCCCCTGGCGCAGGATCCCGACACCTCCGTCATCTGCGTGATCGACACCGTGCATCTGGAGCACGACCTCCGCGACGGCGCGCCTCTCATCGCCGGCGCCCCTGAGGGCGACGACCGTCGAGACTTCGGCTCCCGCGCCCGCCGGGCGGCCTCCTACGTCGAGGGTGCGACCCTGATCGTCTTCGTGAACTGGGAGTCGACTCCCACGGCCGAGCTCTCGCTGCTCATGGCACTCGCCTCTCACCTCAATCCGACGGCCCGCGTGCGCTTGTCCCGCGATCCTGCCGAGGACCTCCGCGCCCTGCGCGCCTCGCCGCGGCTCGCGCCGCCGCTGCTCGAACGGGCCGGATGGGTCCATTCCCTCAACGACGAACACGACCCTCACATGACCGACCCGAGAGTCACGACAGCGCGCTACGAGCAGCCCCGTCCGTTCCATCCCGCACGGCTGCACACGGCACTCGACGACATTGCGTCAGGCCACCATGGGGAGGTGCTGCGCTCCGCCGGGTTCTGCCGGCTGGCCAGCCGCACCGGCATCCTCGCGCGCTGGGACCAGGTCGGCTCCGCCATCTGGATCGACCCCCTCTCCACCGACCTCGAGACGGCCTCGACCGTGCAGGATCTGGCCCTCACCGGGCTGGATCTCGACCACGCGGGGCTTCGGACCGCTCTCGATGACGCGACCGTCACCGATGACGAGCTCACGGCAGGACCGACCGCATGGCGAGGCTTCTCGGACCCGCTCCCCGCGTGGCCCTCGATCGTGGACCGGGCAGGGCGGAGTGGCGACCAGTGA
- the ykgO gene encoding type B 50S ribosomal protein L36, which yields MKVRASLKSLKNQPGAQVVRRRGRVFVINKLNPRFKGRQG from the coding sequence ATGAAGGTACGCGCATCGCTCAAGTCCCTGAAGAATCAGCCCGGCGCCCAGGTCGTGCGCCGACGGGGCAGGGTGTTCGTGATCAACAAGCTCAACCCGCGGTTCAAGGGTCGGCAGGGCTGA
- a CDS encoding DUF1852 domain-containing protein, with product MAHEFTFRITTTRFDEDYSPSHDSRITTNFANLARGEHRQQNLRNALTMIDRRFNDLARWDNPGGDRYTLELEIVSVAVQFAAEGEDREFPLLEVLDIQIVDRLTGRRTHGIVGNNFSSYVRDYDFSVRLPAASEAAGRFALPDDFGDLHGKLFQHFLDSEAYQERFSLSPVICISVSTSKTYRRTDNHHPVLGVEYEQKDSSLTDAYFGKMGLSVRYFMPRGSVAPLAFYFRGDLLNDYTNLQLIGTISTMETFQKIYRPEVYNANSAAGSVYQPSLEQQDYSVTKIAYDRDERSRLAAEQGRFTDEHLMQPHGDLLEQWAAAYRATADDRVPADDLAPVA from the coding sequence ATGGCACACGAGTTCACGTTCCGCATCACGACGACCCGGTTCGACGAGGACTACTCGCCGTCGCACGATTCCCGCATAACCACGAACTTCGCCAACCTGGCGCGCGGTGAGCACCGGCAGCAGAACCTCCGCAACGCGCTGACCATGATCGATCGTCGGTTCAACGACCTGGCCCGCTGGGACAATCCCGGCGGCGACCGCTACACGCTCGAGCTCGAGATCGTCTCGGTCGCGGTGCAGTTCGCGGCGGAGGGCGAGGACCGGGAGTTCCCCCTGCTCGAGGTTCTGGACATCCAGATCGTCGACCGTCTGACCGGAAGACGCACCCACGGGATCGTCGGCAACAACTTCTCGTCGTACGTGCGCGACTACGACTTCAGCGTGCGACTGCCGGCCGCCAGCGAAGCCGCGGGTCGATTCGCCCTTCCCGACGACTTCGGTGATCTGCACGGCAAGCTCTTCCAGCACTTCCTCGACTCCGAGGCCTACCAGGAGCGATTCTCCCTGTCGCCGGTGATCTGCATCAGCGTCTCGACGAGCAAGACGTACCGTCGCACCGACAACCACCACCCGGTCCTCGGTGTCGAGTACGAGCAGAAGGACTCGTCGCTGACGGATGCGTACTTCGGCAAGATGGGTCTCTCGGTGCGGTACTTCATGCCGCGCGGCAGCGTCGCGCCGCTGGCCTTCTATTTCCGGGGCGATCTGCTGAACGACTACACGAACCTCCAGCTCATCGGCACGATCAGCACGATGGAGACCTTCCAGAAGATCTACCGCCCGGAGGTCTACAACGCGAACTCGGCCGCGGGGAGCGTCTATCAGCCGAGCCTCGAGCAGCAGGACTACTCGGTGACGAAGATCGCCTACGACCGCGACGAGCGCAGTCGGCTTGCCGCCGAGCAGGGCAGGTTCACGGACGAGCACCTGATGCAGCCGCACGGAGACCTTCTCGAGCAGTGGGCCGCCGCGTACCGCGCGACCGCCGACGACCGGGTGCCTGCCGACGACCTCGCACCCGTCGCCTGA